The genomic segment AGTACCAACAAAATGTTAGgcaaaaaattaaaagttagaactcttttttttcaaaatttttaaatagatACACTTCATTTCACattttaaatcaattattattcaCTGAGAACATAATATTAACACTAATTTTTTTCTCTCTACTTTTTTTCAACCAATCAATACACTATTTCACCGATTTACCAATTTTAACATCTCTCTACACCACATcaacatttaaaaaattatgGCTAAAATAGATTCAAGATTACATTAAAAAACTGCAGATTTCTACTAAAGTCTAAAAACTTTTCAAGCAGAATTGAATCGAAAACCCAACCGAATTGAATCATTCTTTTTCAGGAACCAGCATCAGACGGACATGGTTAATTCAGAAGGCACTATGCAAAGACAATTTGCTGGGAGAAGACGAGATTTTCAAAAAACAAGAAGGGAGGTATAATTAATGATAAAGACTTTCATAAAGGGCATAGCAAGTCCTGTGTTTTAAGAATTACATTGGATACATAGGGTAAACCAATACTGGAAGTTTGAAACCAATTAACCGCAAAACCTGATTGCCAAAGTGACAAGTTGTTTACATAATATTTATTGAGTTGCGGACGTCCAGGTGCTACAAACACCGATTTGTGttacaaataataaaaatataacttcCAACTATTCAAATAACGTGAATTCCAAATTCGATCGTCGGTTCTAATATCCTAAACTAACATGAACCAAAATAAAAGAACTTGATTGAAACGACATTAGAAATGGAAGAAAAGAAACTCACAACATGATTTTACTTTCATAAATCACCAGGAGTCAGCATAATTGCAATAAAAATTgctgaaaaatgaaaatgaataaAAACTTGAAAGCagactaaaaaaataaaaaaaatacttgaAGATGAAAACTAAAGATTTTTGGATAGTGTTTGCAAAATGTTTGAGTGATCGGTTGTGTTCTCCTTCAGATGTTGAATTTCTTTTTCTTCAGATTCCTGAGTTATTctccccaccccccccccccccccccccccacacacacacacacactaatcACGATCTTCCCACGATTTCCTCCATAAAACTGATCATCCATCCCCCAAAGCACTAAACTTGGCAACATTTCATTACACTAATGCGATCAGGACCCCATTGTTCCACAAGCTAATTTATGAGTCGAATACAATATACTACTGTTCACGCACACATCGAATCTATCAAGGAAAAACAAATTTCCCAAACTCATCCAtatgaaatatttgaaaaagtgGGGGAAACGCGTTCCAGAAATCCATACCCCCATTGAACGGTGAGCGACTCGTAATCCCAATAATCTCGCGCGCGGTGAACGTTGACGTCAGCGTAAACGCGAGCTTGCGACATCGCAAGCTTCGGCTCTCCCGTTGGAGAAGATCTACACAGGATTTCGTATCCGGGATTCCGATTACACCTAAATTTTTATTGGTTATTCATTCGTTCATGTGATAAAATGATATTACGAACTGTGCCGGCCGGGTGAGGTAATTAGCTAGTTGGGCCGACGCCATTTTAAAAAATTGGATTTGAATTGGGATTTGAAATTGGAAATCCATTGAGTGAGGGAGAGAGATGTATTGGttctaatttttaataatttttatggaGTTTCAAAGTTTAAAGATAATTCAatctaaatttttatatattctaTAAAAATTTAGTGATATTCAATGtaaatttttgtaaaattttaaaaagtcacgtggtattcaaacttgacttttAAAAATTCCACAAAAGTCCATTGATATTATAACTGCTAAAATTCTATTAAATATAAGAATTAAAGCCTAAAATACAACAATAAAAtgccaaaaaaaatatttaattccacTTAAAGATTTAGATGTACATTTAATTGAAAAATCAATCAAACTCACATGCTCAATAAAACACTAAAATTTTCATTCTTTTCTCAtccatttattttttgtatttgtactttttaaaaacatattttttgttcctaacaataatttaaaatcaaaattattaatatatatatatatatatatatatatatatacacacacatatatataatgtgTGTGATTGATACATAATTTTAGAAGTTTAtcgatacatatatataagaataactataataaaataaatttattaaaattttataaagttacCCTAATTACAAATATTTTACCATACTTACTATTTATTTTCAAGTACAAATAATTGTAttgtttatttttcttatttgatATATTGTCAAAAACaaaattcatatattttttacgcaaaaaaaattacttaaaatgaatgaaattattttaaatttgattatttattaatattgaaaattattgttatttatttttaaaaaatattaattatttaaataaacatgttGAATTGAATAATTGAAGTTTAATTGTATTAAATTTAGTGCTGACTTATTTATTATCTTTCGTAAAATCaatctattaaaaaaattatatcgagagaaaaatatttgaaataaataaaaatttattcacGTTTAATGgttaattcaaataaatataaaaaatcacaataataaattacaaaattcataatgttctataaatttttttacaaatgTTAATAAAAGTCATGCAAAATAAATCTAGAAGATAATGtgaaaatctttaaaaatatgcTAGATTTTGCAAAAATATCAACAACACATATGTctgttatttaaaaaaaaaaatcaataaatttctGCAATGAATACGACCCTTTAAATTTGGAagaaaaaaacttgtgtgagacggtctcacgggtcgtatttgtgagacggatctcttattggggttatccatgaaaaaatatcattttttatgttaaaagtattactttttattgtgaatatgggtagggttgacccgtctcacagattatgatccgcgagacggtctcacatgcgactcactcaatttggaaagttaattaggcccattagtgtttaattaaaatataaaaaataattttgtgaatttattagccggattGCCAAAACGTTcttttttttgttgaaaaacaaacaccgataaaatttacgcatcggcgtataaaatcacctcaaaatctcttattttcaaaaataagaaaaagtatcaccaataatttaaataatcaaaaataattatttaataaaaacattttctatttttcagccctcgggtTTCCGTTTCTCGATCACAaatcgaataacctttaaaaatacattttaatgcaactacgtagaaaagtatattttaaatatgtagaaaagtatattttaaatatgtaaatatgcacaatataattaatttatttaattaaaacaattaattaaaatgcaaaaaaTTAGTAACTTGTTTACATGTGGTTCGCGttgaccttcaaattttcgaaacgttacaatttaaataaacatgttgaattgaataattaaagtttaattGTATTAAATTTAGTACTGGCTTATTTATTATCTTTCGTAAAatcaatatattaaaaatattatatagagagagaaatatttgaaataaataaaaatttattcatgtttaattgttaattcaaataaatttaaaaaatcagaaTAATAAATTACAAAATTCATATTGTTCTATAAATTTTttacaaatatcaataaaagtcatttaaaataaatttacaagattatgtgaaaatttttaaaaatatgctAGATTTTGCAAAAATATCAACTCCACAAATgtctattatttaaaaaaaaaaaaaatcaacaaattTCTACCACGAATATAGTCCTTTAAATTTGGAATTCAATTTGGATGTTTGGtaaaaatttttaatataatttaaatttattttagaattaaaactaatttattttatattaaaaaatattgtattgctattttttaaaatgatttgttTATTaacaatatttatataaatattcttatttttttatcaaGGAAAAAAATTATTCCGAACATACAAAAATATTTGTAAgtgaaattttttaataaatgaaaaaattataagcttatcaataaaaataaatttatcaaattttgataaatcaagttttattattaaaacaacaaaatttttaattgaaatgtcttatttataaaaaaaattaatataaaatatttaaaattgattttgaaataattttatcaaaaatatatatactataATGTTGTGAATTGATAATATGAATATAATGTTGTGAATTGATAATATGTTTTTTcgataaatgatattttataaaatttgagaagaatATTTAACATTTATGAACAagttataaaaatttattagtaaaaatatttttatttctttctaTGACTCAAATTCCAGGAAATCCAATGAAATTTTACCTATTTTGCAAAGATTTAACCaagttaaattaaataatcaaattccACCAAATAACAATCTCATTTTGAAATATCATATTTCCAAAcattaaaatgatatttttatttccAAATCCCATCAAGTCCCTCTAATTCCATTATGTAAAAAcctgtgtgaaacggtctcacatgtcgtattttgtgagacgagtctcttatttgggtcatccataaaaaaatattacgttttatgctaagaatattattttttattgtaaatatcggtagatttgaccagtctcacagataaagattcttgAGATCTGCGTCCAAACTTGTGTTTAGCATAAATTCTTCATAAATAAGAAACCTTAAGGTGAATTTTTGTAAGTAATAGCAACCATTACATGATAAGGAGATTTCTAGATCATTTCTGACCAAAAATATATAAAGAGTCGAGATATTTGTTATCCACGATGAATTATATTATTTACCGTTCGTTTCAcctgataaataaatttaaaatattaaaagtggAGCGTGAGtgtaataaattgaaatataaataatattggTCATTCCTTAATTTTAAATCGATATTGGATTAGTTTTTCCATTTATAAGGCGAATTTTTCCACCCAAAATATCTCAGTTTTACTATAATCATGTATACGATCGATAATCACCAACTCAACACTTGGTTCGACTGTCCATGTAGCATTAAACGACGCCGTTTAACAGATCCGCCACGacacaataataaaataaaacataaaccGCCAGTTTCTCCATATTTTTTAAAGAATTCCCCCGATTCAGCAATTTTCTTGATATATATAAAGGGAAAAAGAACCGCATTTTTCGATCCGTTAAATTTTCAGTTCCTACATTTTGAGTTTGATCTGTAATTTGTTTCTCTGTTCAAGATTGTGTAATTTTTTGGGAGAAATGGCGTCGGCTTTTGATAGGTGGGAAAAAGATCCATTTTTCTCTGCTGCGGAGGAAGTTCAGGAATCTGCCGATAGGTACTTTGAAAAgaatctgtttttttttttcctttttttataatttagggATACGGATAAATATTCGGCAATCAATAGAATATTTTAGCTATTTCTGCGTGAAACTGGTTTTTATTCTGTTGTTGATCCATTTTTGTCATGCATTTCCTTTTTTAATGCTATATACGCGAGTTATGTTGTTAGATTGGATGTGTTAAGGTTGTTGAATTTCTATGAAGGATGGAATCAGCTTATAGAAAGTGGATCCATGCTAATAAGGACACCTCTGGACTTTGGAATTTGGATGAGCTCCGACGAGATCTCCAGACAACCCTTGGCACTACCAAATGGCAGGTGATTAAATTACACTAGAATCCATTTACTGGTAGAGTTTTCACTTGGATTTGTggtgtgaattttttttttcctctgtTACTATGCTTGTGTTTTGAAGTTGAGATGGGTTTGGGTGCCTTATTGATGCAGTTGGATGAATTTGAGCGTGCCGTGGGTTCGAGTTACACTAGTAGTAGTTCAGTTGATGATGCCAAAGATAGGCATCACAATTTCATAAAAGCAATTGAGAATCAGACTTTAAGAGTAGAAACCACTTTGAATGAATCGACAGTCTCACGTGGCAAGCCACCATTGCCTTGGGTGCGACTAAATGATGGAGAGCGCAACGAGCTTGCGTTGTTCCTTTCAGGACCGTCACCATCTTCCACCATGAATAAAATCATAGGAAAAGTTCATGTTAAGGACCAGGGAGTGAAAAGCCCGCTAGAGGGTGATCGACAGTTAATGACCGAGTGTTCAAGAAGTTCTTCTCATTTGGTTGAGTTGGGTCGAGGAGAGGCTAATGGGGAGATGCTTCCAGGGCATCGTAGGATCTGTAGTGCCAGTGCTGATATTGGCTCCTGGGAAATTGCAATGGATGATGATGTTTTACCTCATGAATCTTCCCAGGCACAACCTGATCAACCCCCCCGAAAGATACCTAGTTTTTCACAGTTTTTGAGTACCATGGAATCATCCATGTCTCAGCTGAAGTGGGCAAAGAATGGTTACAAGAAGTTATCGCTTACAGATCGCGATCAAGAAACCCATACCACATTGCCTCGTTCTCAGAATTTGACAAAAGTCAGTAATTGAATTTCCCTTATTACATTCAAAATTATTGTCTGAAACTCTTTTGCTGTTTATGATTAGTTTAGCTGACGAGGTCTTCATTTTCTGTGAAGGCCATCAACATATGTTATGAGAAGAACAAGAGTTGCCTTGATGGTTGTGATGATTATTATGACAAGCAGCTGTATGGTTGGTACGGTTCCATACAAAGACAGCTTCAGAGGTCTCAATATCAGATGCAATATGGTCGACCTGTTCAAGTGGTTTTCTCCATAATTATCCTCCTGTGCTTGCTTGGTGAGCCTCCTGATTAGTATTTTTCATTATAAATGCAGGTCATTCTACAAAATGTCTCACAGCGATCATTATGCATATACTTTAGTTAAGCCATGTATGGAGTCTGATAGTGATTGTTATGGTTTTACCATTTACTTGTTTTGAGTTGGATCATCAAACTTTCTTCTCTAGTCTATAATTGTTTTGCCAGGTTTCAGACAATTTTTCCTCCTCTTCTCTCTAGAAATTTTAGTGTAGTTTTTCCATGGCCGGACTTCTTAGTTCTTCGTCGAACAGTCAATCAAAACCTTTGAATCAGGTCCATGACTAACTGAAGAGTTTGAAACAGATTTgttgatattattttttatattcctGTGGAACTAACCCAAGTTAGTACGATTCGAACCCATGAACTGGAATTTGGTTTGCTTCCTAAAAGCTGGTCTTGAAACCGTTTCTGGCTGTGGCTCGGTTCCTATTAGGGGTGTAAATGACCCGAATCGAGCCGAATATGCTGAAAACTTTAAGGCTCGAATAGCTGTATTCGAGCGCTCGATTAGAAACTCAAAAAATTTCAACTTGTTTTGTTCGAGTTCGGTCGATATAGGGCTAGTGTTTGAattcggctcgaaatattcgaacaTGTTCGCGAACTATTCAAATTATTTCTCGAAAATAAATACTTGAAATATTCGAAATCTATttgtttaatatatatttatattatattaataaaatatcaaggCTCACTAACTCTCGAATAATATAATTTGGGTTCGAGTTCGCTTCGAAAAAAAAGTTCTACTATGTTCGAGTTTGGTTCAGGTTCAAACacgaatcaaatatttttcgagtcGGCACGCAAAGTTCGCGAATCGGCTCGGTTTGTTTACACCACTAGTTTGTATTGCACCTTTTATTTAAACCAGAGCTATTAATTCTTGAGCCTGACCTGTCAGTTTTAGAAATGAAAGTGTCGGATTAAGAACGATGGTCAGGCATATGCGGAACTATCgtaaataataaatatgtttACACATATGTGCTGCACTGAGTAATAGTAGTGCAAAACTTTTACTCTACTAATACATATACACTGCACGGAGTAACACTAATGCAAAAGCTTTTACTCTACTATTGTAATTGGTGGTTCTCTCATTGCTTCTTTTTACCATAAAAACAACTTATCCAAATGTTTTATGTAATATGCCATATTGCTTTGTTGTTTTATTCACGTGCTTTATATTCTGTTACATTGGGAAAATATTGGGTGCTGTTTTTTCATTGTGAAGATGGAAGTGGAAAAAAAACTAGCATGATTTACAAGCAGTGTTTTCTTGCTTTTGAATTTAGTGAACGTGCTTAGAGAGTAAACGTGTAATTTAGATCTGATCTGAGCTGTGGGTTTGCCGTTTGCATATTGCAGCCAGCAATTTTTGCCTCTCAAGTTGTTTCGAGAAGAAAGtgaacagaattctttggactAGCTTCAATCAGGAAATGTATAAATCATTACAATTAGTTGTTTGAAATGCTAAGTATTTATTTTATTCCAATTCGGTGCCTGCTTAATTCCATTATAAGAAACCGGCTAAACATCTATCAATATACCAATTGGCAGTTGGCTACAAGGATGTCGTGGCAATTGTCATGTACTGGATAAGGACCAAAATCTAAAATCCATTATGTGAAGAAATGAAGttattgtatttaattatttgcTTTGGCGTGAAATTTAGCAGAGATGTGCCCTTTCATATGATATTATGCCATGCTGTTGTTGCTTCTTTGTTTCCGATACATCCATTCATTGGGATTTAACTTCAAAACTTGGCCTTTGGCGCTTATTATGTCTTTTCTCCTGCAGTTTTATTGGCTTTGCGTGCACTCTGAGGAGCTAATTCCTCTGTTAACTCTGATTCTGGAATTCTCCTGAGGTGAAATTATTATAGAGGTGGCAAATTTTCTTGAGTGTCACTTGACCTAGATAGTTATTATGTCAACTTCTAGCTTGATTTCACTCGCAACTATAATTAAGCACTCAGGATTATGTAGTACAACCAGCAATCCCCTCCCTGTCCTGTATATAATTCGCTGTGGTTATTGTATTGTATGATGCTATAGTAGGTTTTACGATTCAGTTTGGAGCACATCTTGTATGAATTTTATAATCTTGAGTCAGTATT from the Primulina eburnea isolate SZY01 chromosome 3, ASM2296580v1, whole genome shotgun sequence genome contains:
- the LOC140827648 gene encoding uncharacterized protein; its protein translation is MASAFDRWEKDPFFSAAEEVQESADRMESAYRKWIHANKDTSGLWNLDELRRDLQTTLGTTKWQLDEFERAVGSSYTSSSSVDDAKDRHHNFIKAIENQTLRVETTLNESTVSRGKPPLPWVRLNDGERNELALFLSGPSPSSTMNKIIGKVHVKDQGVKSPLEGDRQLMTECSRSSSHLVELGRGEANGEMLPGHRRICSASADIGSWEIAMDDDVLPHESSQAQPDQPPRKIPSFSQFLSTMESSMSQLKWAKNGYKKLSLTDRDQETHTTLPRSQNLTKAINICYEKNKSCLDGCDDYYDKQLYGWYGSIQRQLQRSQYQMQYGRPVQVVFSIIILLCLLVLLALRAL